A genome region from Manis pentadactyla isolate mManPen7 chromosome 5, mManPen7.hap1, whole genome shotgun sequence includes the following:
- the PDHA2 gene encoding pyruvate dehydrogenase E1 component subunit alpha, testis-specific form, mitochondrial isoform X2: protein MRKMLAAAVSRLLASVSQKPASRVLVASCNYSNDATFEIKKCDLYRLEEGPPVTTVLTREDALKYYRMMQTVRRMELMADQLYKQKFIRGFCHLCDGQEACYMGLEAGINTTDHVITSYRAHGLCYTRGIPVRSILAELTGRRGGCAKGKGGSMHMYTKNFYGGNGIVGAQGPLGGQIFEAYNMAALWKLPCIFICENNLYGMGTSAKRAAASTDYYKRGGFIPGLRVDGMDVLCVREATKFAVDYCRSGNGPILMELQTYRYHGHSMSDPGISYRTREEVQNVRSKNDPIMLLKDRMVKNKLTSMEELKGIDVEVREEIDAAAQFATTDPEPPLEELGHHIYSNSPPFQVRGANQWIKFKSVS from the exons ATGAGGAAGATGCTGGCTGCCGCTGTCTCCCGCCTGTTGGCCAGTGTCTCCCAGAAGCCCGCTAGCAGAGTGCTGGTGGCATCCTGCAACTATTCAAACGATGCTACATTTGAAATTAAGAAATGTGATCTCTATAGGCTGGAAGAGGGTCCTCCAGTCACAACGGTGCTCACCAGGGAGGATGCGCTCAAATACTACAGGATGATGCAGACTGTCCGCCGAATGGAGTTGATGGCGGATCAGTTGtacaaacagaaatttattcgtGGTTTCTGTCACTTGTGTGATGGCCAGGAAGCCTGTTACATGGGCCTCGAGGCCGGGATTAATACCACTGATCATGTCATCACATCCTATCGGGCTCATGGCTTATGCTATACTCGGGGAATCCCTGTCAGGTCAATTCTTGCAGAGCTGACGGGTCGAAGAGGAGGTTGTGCTAAAGGAAAAGGCGGATCGATGCACATGTATACCAAGAACTTCTATGGGGGCAATGGCATTGTTGGCGCCCAGGGACCCCTGGGA GGCCAGATATTTGAAGCTTACAATATGGCAGCTTTGTGGAAATTACCATGTATTTTCATCTGTGAGAATAACCTCTATGGAATGGGGACATCTGCCAAGAGAGCAGCTGCCAGCACTGATTACTACAAGAGAGGCGGTTTTATCCCTGGATTAAGGGTGGATGGAATGGATGTTCTCTGTGTCCGCGAGGCGACTAAGTTTGCGGTTGACTACTGCAGATCTGGAAATGGGCCCatactgatggagctgcagacaTACCGTTATCATGGGCACAGTATGAGTGATCCTGGAATCAGTTATCGCACCCGAGAAGAAGTTCAGAATGTGCGAAGTAAGAATGATCCTATTATGCTTCTCAAAGACAGAATGGTAAAAAACAAGCTCACCAGTATGGAAGAATTGAAGGGAATTGATGTTGAAGTGAGGGAAGAAATTGATGCTGCTGCCCAGTTTGCTACAACAGATCCTGAACCTCCTTTGGAAGAGTTAGGCCACCACATCTACAGCAATAGTCCACCTTTTCAAGTCCGTGGTGCAAATCAGTGGATCAAGTTTAAGTCTGTCAGTTAA
- the PDHA2 gene encoding pyruvate dehydrogenase E1 component subunit alpha, testis-specific form, mitochondrial isoform X1 has translation MRKMLAAAVSRLLASVSQKPASRVLVASCNYSNDATFEIKKCDLYRLEEGPPVTTVLTREDALKYYRMMQTVRRMELMADQLYKQKFIRGFCHLCDGQEACYMGLEAGINTTDHVITSYRAHGLCYTRGIPVRSILAELTGRRGGCAKGKGGSMHMYTKNFYGGNGIVGAQGPLGAGIALACKYKGDNEVCLTLYGDGAANQGQIFEAYNMAALWKLPCIFICENNLYGMGTSAKRAAASTDYYKRGGFIPGLRVDGMDVLCVREATKFAVDYCRSGNGPILMELQTYRYHGHSMSDPGISYRTREEVQNVRSKNDPIMLLKDRMVKNKLTSMEELKGIDVEVREEIDAAAQFATTDPEPPLEELGHHIYSNSPPFQVRGANQWIKFKSVS, from the coding sequence ATGAGGAAGATGCTGGCTGCCGCTGTCTCCCGCCTGTTGGCCAGTGTCTCCCAGAAGCCCGCTAGCAGAGTGCTGGTGGCATCCTGCAACTATTCAAACGATGCTACATTTGAAATTAAGAAATGTGATCTCTATAGGCTGGAAGAGGGTCCTCCAGTCACAACGGTGCTCACCAGGGAGGATGCGCTCAAATACTACAGGATGATGCAGACTGTCCGCCGAATGGAGTTGATGGCGGATCAGTTGtacaaacagaaatttattcgtGGTTTCTGTCACTTGTGTGATGGCCAGGAAGCCTGTTACATGGGCCTCGAGGCCGGGATTAATACCACTGATCATGTCATCACATCCTATCGGGCTCATGGCTTATGCTATACTCGGGGAATCCCTGTCAGGTCAATTCTTGCAGAGCTGACGGGTCGAAGAGGAGGTTGTGCTAAAGGAAAAGGCGGATCGATGCACATGTATACCAAGAACTTCTATGGGGGCAATGGCATTGTTGGCGCCCAGGGACCCCTGGGAGCTGGCATTGCTCTCGCCTGCAAATACAAGGGAGACAATGAGGTCTGTTTGACTCTCTATGGGGATGGGGCTGCCAATCAGGGCCAGATATTTGAAGCTTACAATATGGCAGCTTTGTGGAAATTACCATGTATTTTCATCTGTGAGAATAACCTCTATGGAATGGGGACATCTGCCAAGAGAGCAGCTGCCAGCACTGATTACTACAAGAGAGGCGGTTTTATCCCTGGATTAAGGGTGGATGGAATGGATGTTCTCTGTGTCCGCGAGGCGACTAAGTTTGCGGTTGACTACTGCAGATCTGGAAATGGGCCCatactgatggagctgcagacaTACCGTTATCATGGGCACAGTATGAGTGATCCTGGAATCAGTTATCGCACCCGAGAAGAAGTTCAGAATGTGCGAAGTAAGAATGATCCTATTATGCTTCTCAAAGACAGAATGGTAAAAAACAAGCTCACCAGTATGGAAGAATTGAAGGGAATTGATGTTGAAGTGAGGGAAGAAATTGATGCTGCTGCCCAGTTTGCTACAACAGATCCTGAACCTCCTTTGGAAGAGTTAGGCCACCACATCTACAGCAATAGTCCACCTTTTCAAGTCCGTGGTGCAAATCAGTGGATCAAGTTTAAGTCTGTCAGTTAA